The following are encoded in a window of Corynebacterium argentoratense DSM 44202 genomic DNA:
- a CDS encoding GatB/YqeY domain-containing protein, whose translation MSKIKNNLQADIIESMKNGDKVRTGTLRMLLAAVIVEETSGSKHDINEEQFLKLVAREAKKRHESAQIYTDAGRQELADNELAEAKVLEEFLPAQLDDAELRDVINQAIAAVEADTGAAPTMKQMGAVMKQAQQLVAGRADGKRVSTAVRELLQ comes from the coding sequence ATGAGCAAAATTAAAAACAACCTCCAGGCCGACATCATCGAATCGATGAAAAACGGTGACAAAGTACGCACCGGAACACTGCGCATGCTGCTAGCCGCAGTGATCGTCGAAGAAACCTCCGGCTCCAAGCACGACATTAACGAGGAACAATTCCTCAAACTGGTGGCACGCGAGGCGAAAAAACGCCACGAGTCAGCGCAGATTTACACCGACGCCGGCCGCCAGGAACTAGCCGACAACGAACTAGCCGAGGCAAAGGTGCTGGAAGAATTCCTTCCCGCACAGCTTGATGACGCCGAGCTCCGCGACGTCATCAATCAGGCGATCGCCGCAGTCGAAGCAGACACAGGTGCGGCCCCCACCATGAAACAGATGGGGGCCGTGATGAAACAAGCCCAACAGTTGGTTGCCGGCCGGGCTGACGGCAAGCGCGTGTCTACTGCTGTTCGGGAACTTCTGCAGTAG
- a CDS encoding DedA family protein, which translates to MLETLLLAAPDTGSFGLSDILYYFKHVDEMLIALGPYVLGITCLIVFIESGVLFPFLPGDSLIFTAGLLHDKLGLNLWVLMFSVFLCALAGDHVGYFLGRRFGRKLFKDNARVLKTEHLRSAEAFFEKYGGAALVMGRFVPIVRTYTPLAAGIAKFHYPRYLRWDLLGVSLWGLGLTFLGSRLGGIDWITNNIEVLAMVIIFVSLLPVMIKGLQGYMKKRRGVAAAAATAEVPEQQ; encoded by the coding sequence ATGTTAGAAACACTGCTGCTCGCCGCACCGGATACGGGAAGTTTCGGCTTGAGCGATATCCTGTATTACTTCAAACACGTCGATGAGATGCTCATCGCGCTCGGCCCTTACGTGCTGGGCATCACCTGCCTGATCGTCTTCATTGAATCAGGTGTGCTGTTTCCCTTCCTCCCCGGCGACTCCCTCATTTTCACCGCCGGCCTGCTGCACGACAAGCTGGGCCTGAACCTGTGGGTGTTGATGTTCAGCGTGTTCTTGTGCGCGTTGGCAGGTGACCATGTTGGTTATTTCCTTGGCCGTCGCTTTGGTCGCAAGCTGTTTAAGGACAACGCGCGCGTGCTTAAAACCGAGCACCTGCGTTCCGCCGAGGCCTTCTTCGAGAAGTACGGTGGTGCGGCGCTGGTCATGGGGCGTTTCGTTCCGATCGTCCGAACTTACACCCCCCTGGCTGCAGGCATCGCTAAATTCCACTACCCCCGCTACCTGCGCTGGGATCTGCTCGGCGTCTCCCTGTGGGGTCTGGGGCTGACCTTCCTTGGTTCTCGCCTTGGTGGCATCGACTGGATCACCAACAACATCGAGGTGTTGGCGATGGTCATCATCTTTGTGTCGTTGCTGCCGGTGATGATCAAGGGCCTCCAGGGTTACATGAAGAAGCGCCGTGGAGTGGCCGCCGCAGCAGCTACTGCAGAAGTTCCCGAACAGCAGTAG
- a CDS encoding YhgE/Pip domain-containing protein: MISGFNLGTELKRFGRTKLGRIAIAAIILMPLLYSALYLWAFWNPFGNVNKLPIAFVNEDKGTVVKGEKLNAGDQIVDNLKGKDEIHFDFVSKQDALDGVKDGKYYFVVELTPDFSEAVASPAGDEPRQAVIKTTYNDTNGYLSTMIGENVMRTMLPVISEEIGSQAIDKVLVGIQSAGTGLTQAADGAGKLAEGAGELSQGLDTATAGADKLATGAGTVDEKLGELGAGAHKLADGTQTLADGVDSATVKLQQLTTGVDQLSGGVDELGAGATQINNGVQQLKTQLDQVTATQTNASAQVRQLANQLRGVAGTADAVRQLDQLAYQLDTQGLGANAPATQQINQLAGGTSQLAYQLSDPNAPFRSGFDQLHSGTGQLPGKLGELQSGITQLNDGAHQLAQGTDKLKAEGTVPLAEAATKLSGGLGKLDEGAKKLDDGAGTLSTKLREGSEAVPQWSTAQREHTASVLGGPVALQQTNEAGNNTFGGGLAPFFFSLALFIGGIIIFLLLRPMQNRAVASGVAPLRATLDGLFPAGLISILQATVVVAVTIFGVGMDPKYPIGLLLFAMAVSIMFTAVNQMLNVALGPGPGKVAAMSLLMFQILASGGLYPVETEPKIFAWLHPINPMTYSVNGFRQLMYGNVDHRLAQALFAVAVITGLALFLTALCARRDRMWTMKRLHPAINL; encoded by the coding sequence ATGATCTCCGGATTTAACCTAGGGACCGAACTCAAACGCTTCGGCCGCACAAAACTCGGACGCATCGCCATCGCCGCGATCATCCTCATGCCCCTGCTGTACTCGGCGCTGTACCTCTGGGCTTTCTGGAACCCCTTCGGCAACGTCAACAAACTACCCATCGCCTTCGTCAACGAAGACAAAGGCACCGTCGTCAAGGGTGAAAAACTCAACGCAGGTGACCAAATCGTCGACAACCTCAAAGGTAAAGACGAAATCCACTTCGACTTCGTGTCCAAACAGGACGCGTTGGACGGAGTCAAAGACGGCAAATACTACTTCGTTGTCGAGCTGACCCCAGATTTCTCCGAGGCAGTAGCCTCGCCGGCAGGCGACGAACCCCGCCAAGCCGTCATCAAAACCACCTACAACGACACCAACGGCTATCTCTCCACGATGATCGGTGAGAACGTCATGCGCACCATGCTGCCGGTGATCTCAGAAGAAATCGGTAGCCAAGCTATTGACAAGGTACTCGTTGGAATTCAGAGTGCCGGCACAGGCCTAACCCAGGCTGCCGATGGTGCAGGGAAACTCGCTGAAGGTGCAGGTGAATTGTCCCAGGGGCTCGACACCGCGACCGCCGGCGCAGACAAACTCGCCACCGGCGCAGGAACCGTAGACGAAAAACTCGGTGAACTCGGCGCCGGCGCGCACAAACTCGCCGATGGCACACAAACCCTCGCTGATGGCGTCGATAGCGCCACTGTGAAACTCCAGCAACTCACTACCGGCGTTGACCAGCTCAGTGGCGGCGTTGATGAACTCGGTGCTGGCGCAACGCAGATCAACAACGGTGTCCAACAGCTGAAGACCCAGCTTGACCAGGTCACCGCGACCCAGACAAATGCATCGGCACAGGTACGCCAGCTGGCCAACCAGCTGCGCGGAGTCGCCGGCACCGCAGACGCAGTGCGACAGCTCGACCAACTGGCCTACCAGCTCGACACGCAAGGCCTTGGCGCCAACGCTCCCGCAACCCAGCAAATCAACCAACTGGCGGGTGGGACAAGCCAACTGGCCTACCAGCTGTCAGACCCGAACGCACCATTTCGCAGCGGTTTCGATCAATTGCATTCCGGCACAGGTCAGCTCCCAGGCAAGCTTGGCGAGCTGCAATCAGGCATCACTCAACTCAATGACGGTGCCCACCAGCTAGCCCAAGGCACAGACAAACTGAAGGCAGAGGGCACTGTTCCGCTCGCGGAAGCAGCAACCAAACTGTCTGGTGGTTTGGGCAAGCTAGACGAAGGCGCCAAGAAACTCGACGACGGTGCAGGCACCCTGTCCACCAAGCTGCGGGAAGGATCCGAAGCCGTACCGCAGTGGAGCACCGCGCAACGCGAACACACCGCAAGCGTCCTCGGAGGACCTGTCGCTCTGCAGCAAACTAACGAAGCCGGAAACAACACCTTCGGTGGCGGCCTGGCCCCCTTCTTCTTCTCCCTGGCGCTGTTCATCGGCGGCATCATCATCTTCTTGTTGCTGCGCCCCATGCAGAACCGTGCTGTCGCCAGCGGTGTGGCCCCCTTGCGTGCGACACTGGACGGTCTTTTCCCCGCAGGCCTCATTTCGATTCTGCAGGCAACCGTCGTGGTGGCGGTGACCATTTTCGGCGTCGGGATGGATCCGAAGTACCCCATCGGATTGCTGTTGTTCGCTATGGCCGTGTCCATTATGTTCACTGCAGTTAACCAGATGCTTAACGTCGCGCTTGGCCCAGGACCAGGCAAGGTTGCCGCGATGTCACTGTTGATGTTCCAGATCCTGGCATCTGGTGGCCTCTACCCGGTGGAGACAGAGCCGAAGATCTTTGCTTGGCTGCACCCGATTAACCCAATGACCTACTCGGTTAATGGTTTCAGGCAATTGATGTACGGCAACGTTGATCACCGCTTGGCTCAAGCTTTGTTTGCCGTGGCCGTGATTACTGGGTTGGCGTTGTTCCTCACTGCACTGTGTGCTAGGAGGGACCGCATGTGGACGATGAAGCGTCTGCACCCTGCCATTAACCTTTAG
- a CDS encoding acyl-CoA thioester hydrolase/BAAT C-terminal domain-containing protein, with the protein MRILKRTVIVLLAVVVILALGIVAARLYNNHKYPATHSAEYFKDPTNLDAYPQELDGVEITQVNDGTLHGFHLKPKDKKHPGVIVSYGGSEGAAGFDDAAMLAAEGYETLAVFMFGMEGQPAALAEVPLEQFDDVLGYIDSHTDGGPISVIGASKGAEYALNLATKYDEISALVLRAPSAYNFAGLDFSQDSKSSWTWKGQPLPFIDVRTSNGAEFVSNVLLPMITGAPIEYLPTYVSAVEEDKDRTSKLIPVQDTSPAILLIAGGDDKIWDSAGAAELIHSERPENTLVKVYPDAGHIFSGNGVLSTPKLRMRVGGTEESNAAAAKDSQEAILDFLSQHLS; encoded by the coding sequence ATGCGGATCCTTAAGCGCACCGTCATCGTCCTGTTGGCGGTGGTAGTTATCCTTGCCCTCGGCATTGTTGCCGCACGCTTGTACAACAACCACAAGTACCCGGCCACGCATAGCGCTGAATATTTCAAGGATCCCACCAACCTCGATGCCTACCCACAAGAGCTCGACGGTGTAGAAATCACCCAGGTCAACGACGGCACGCTGCACGGTTTCCATCTCAAGCCGAAAGACAAGAAGCACCCCGGCGTGATTGTCTCCTACGGTGGCTCCGAGGGAGCTGCCGGTTTCGACGATGCAGCAATGCTCGCCGCCGAAGGTTACGAAACTTTGGCGGTGTTCATGTTCGGGATGGAGGGCCAGCCTGCTGCTTTAGCTGAAGTGCCGCTGGAGCAGTTTGACGACGTTCTCGGCTACATCGATAGCCACACTGATGGTGGCCCCATTAGCGTGATCGGCGCGTCTAAGGGGGCGGAGTACGCCCTCAACTTGGCCACCAAGTATGACGAGATTTCTGCCCTGGTGCTGCGCGCACCCTCGGCCTACAACTTTGCGGGTTTGGATTTTTCCCAAGACAGCAAGTCGTCGTGGACGTGGAAGGGGCAGCCGCTTCCTTTCATCGATGTTAGGACTTCGAACGGGGCGGAGTTTGTGTCTAACGTTCTGCTACCGATGATTACCGGAGCACCCATTGAGTACTTGCCGACGTATGTCTCTGCAGTTGAGGAAGATAAGGATCGTACTTCCAAGCTGATTCCTGTGCAGGACACCTCGCCTGCGATCCTGCTGATTGCTGGCGGTGACGACAAGATCTGGGACAGTGCTGGGGCTGCGGAATTGATTCACAGTGAACGCCCGGAAAATACGCTTGTGAAGGTCTACCCTGATGCTGGGCATATTTTTTCCGGTAACGGCGTGCTGAGCACCCCGAAGCTGCGTATGCGGGTGGGTGGCACAGAAGAAAGTAACGCTGCGGCTGCTAAGGACAGCCAGGAGGCGATACTCGATTTCCTCTCGCAGCACCTATCCTGA
- a CDS encoding TDT family transporter encodes MKENLTPNWFASVMGTGIVANAAAALPTDNAALRAFSVVVWLAASMWLVVLCVLTALHWIQHRDVARTHHLNPLMAHFYGAPAMAFLTVGAGTLTVGEPFLGHTAVIIDVVLWSVGTAFGVFTAVLIPFLTFTRYEMNADSAFAGWLMPVVPPMVSSATGALLVPHVGSAATILLFACYAMFGLSLFASIVIITIVWNKLAHHKVGAAGAIPTLWIILGPLGQSITATNNLANQVHFTYLSDTVAKAFEAFALVYGLPTLGFALLWACIAASVTIKTALEGLPFSLTWWSFTFPVGTCVTGITGLAIHTGSATLLVMAYASYVGLVSAWLLVAVRTFRFTYAQRSSQL; translated from the coding sequence GTGAAAGAAAACCTGACTCCGAACTGGTTTGCCAGCGTGATGGGCACCGGCATCGTGGCGAATGCCGCGGCTGCTCTTCCTACCGACAACGCAGCGTTGCGTGCTTTTAGCGTGGTGGTGTGGTTGGCGGCGAGCATGTGGCTGGTCGTTCTGTGCGTGTTGACAGCTTTGCACTGGATTCAGCATCGCGACGTCGCCCGCACCCATCATCTTAACCCCCTGATGGCGCACTTTTATGGCGCTCCGGCTATGGCTTTCTTGACTGTCGGCGCTGGTACGTTGACGGTGGGCGAACCCTTCCTTGGGCACACTGCTGTGATTATTGACGTCGTGTTGTGGTCTGTGGGCACCGCGTTCGGCGTATTCACTGCGGTGTTGATTCCTTTCCTCACCTTCACTAGATACGAGATGAATGCTGACAGCGCTTTTGCTGGTTGGTTGATGCCTGTGGTCCCGCCGATGGTCTCCTCGGCCACGGGCGCACTGTTGGTTCCGCATGTGGGTAGCGCGGCGACGATTTTGTTGTTTGCTTGCTATGCGATGTTCGGCCTCAGTTTGTTTGCTTCCATCGTCATCATCACGATTGTGTGGAACAAGCTGGCCCACCACAAGGTCGGCGCAGCCGGCGCGATCCCAACACTGTGGATCATCTTGGGCCCCCTAGGCCAGTCGATTACTGCGACGAACAACCTGGCGAACCAGGTGCATTTCACGTATCTCAGTGACACTGTGGCAAAGGCCTTCGAGGCTTTCGCACTCGTCTACGGCCTGCCGACGTTAGGCTTTGCGCTACTGTGGGCGTGCATCGCGGCGTCAGTAACTATTAAAACTGCGCTCGAGGGGCTTCCGTTTAGTTTGACCTGGTGGTCGTTCACCTTCCCGGTGGGCACATGCGTCACCGGGATCACGGGCCTGGCGATCCACACGGGCTCGGCCACATTGTTGGTCATGGCCTACGCCAGCTATGTGGGTTTGGTGTCAGCGTGGCTGTTGGTTGCCGTGCGCACCTTCAGGTTCACCTACGCCCAGCGGTCCAGCCAACTGTAA
- a CDS encoding VanW family protein produces MKRWKVYPLSALLGIGIVGAAAWGIDVAVMKDRVPRGTTVAGVNIGGMSKPQAEKILQEQLPTSAPITVTAGNLTAEFNPAASGLSLDLPATIERAGTPRLNPVARISSLFNTHEVGVVSVVNTATFNPAVTQLAQQLTAAPTNAALDLATGPTQPVDGQHVDQDELADKLQRGWLAPVTIDAIVDPPEIGADALAAAQAIADKATSSDVIAKGRDAQGVITPGRMQEILHFIPEGGQLRPDLDAERARDILMEGLALSERPLKNATFKLVSGKPTVIPSSDGVKIEWNLEDLPNHIIGDAPREFDVTYTDKPATYTTEMAEKATFNNTVGEFTTGGFSSASGVNIRRVAQMVDGAVVAPGETFSLNGYTGPRGTAQGFVESGIILNGRADKAVGGGISQFATTLYNAAYFAGMDDVAHTPHSYYISRYPAGREATVYEGAIDLQFKNTTLNPVIIRASANDSTVTVSLIGTKSVNVQSIPGAWTNPTQPNTVEVHGPDCSPSSGVPGFTTTDTRVVTGLDGREISRTTTTTKYDPAPIVKCVN; encoded by the coding sequence GTGAAGCGTTGGAAGGTCTACCCATTAAGCGCCCTGCTCGGCATCGGCATCGTCGGGGCCGCCGCATGGGGCATTGACGTCGCCGTCATGAAAGACCGCGTACCCCGCGGCACCACGGTCGCCGGGGTCAACATCGGTGGGATGAGCAAACCCCAAGCCGAAAAAATCCTCCAAGAACAACTACCTACCAGCGCCCCCATCACCGTCACAGCCGGAAACCTAACCGCAGAGTTCAATCCCGCGGCGTCAGGACTGAGCCTCGACCTTCCCGCAACAATCGAGCGTGCAGGAACCCCACGCCTCAACCCCGTAGCGCGCATCAGCAGCTTGTTTAACACCCACGAGGTGGGGGTCGTCAGCGTCGTCAACACCGCCACCTTCAACCCCGCAGTCACCCAACTGGCGCAACAACTGACCGCCGCACCAACCAACGCAGCACTCGACCTTGCCACCGGCCCCACCCAACCAGTCGACGGCCAACACGTAGACCAAGACGAACTCGCCGACAAACTCCAACGCGGCTGGCTCGCCCCCGTCACAATCGACGCAATCGTCGACCCGCCAGAAATCGGCGCCGACGCCCTCGCCGCAGCGCAAGCCATCGCAGACAAAGCAACCAGCAGCGACGTCATCGCCAAAGGCCGCGACGCCCAAGGCGTCATCACCCCCGGCCGCATGCAGGAAATACTGCACTTCATCCCCGAAGGCGGCCAACTGCGCCCCGACCTCGACGCCGAACGCGCCCGCGACATCCTCATGGAAGGCCTCGCCCTCAGCGAACGGCCCCTGAAAAACGCCACCTTCAAACTTGTCAGCGGCAAACCCACCGTCATCCCCAGCAGCGACGGCGTCAAAATTGAATGGAACCTCGAGGACCTCCCCAACCACATCATCGGGGACGCACCGCGAGAATTCGACGTCACCTACACTGACAAGCCCGCAACATACACCACCGAAATGGCCGAAAAAGCCACCTTTAACAACACCGTCGGAGAATTCACCACCGGAGGGTTCAGCTCCGCTTCAGGCGTGAACATTCGCCGCGTAGCCCAAATGGTGGACGGGGCGGTCGTCGCGCCGGGCGAGACGTTTAGCCTCAACGGCTACACGGGGCCGCGGGGTACCGCCCAAGGGTTCGTGGAGTCCGGCATTATCCTCAACGGCCGCGCAGACAAGGCCGTTGGCGGTGGAATCAGCCAGTTCGCCACCACCCTCTACAATGCTGCGTACTTTGCAGGGATGGATGACGTCGCGCACACTCCGCACAGCTACTACATCTCGCGCTACCCCGCGGGGCGCGAAGCAACCGTGTACGAAGGTGCCATTGACCTGCAGTTTAAGAACACGACCCTCAACCCGGTGATCATTCGGGCCTCGGCTAACGACAGCACGGTCACCGTGAGCCTGATCGGCACCAAGAGCGTCAACGTTCAGTCCATCCCCGGTGCGTGGACCAACCCGACCCAGCCGAATACCGTCGAAGTCCACGGACCAGACTGTAGCCCATCGTCTGGGGTGCCGGGCTTCACCACCACCGACACTCGGGTTGTGACAGGTCTTGATGGGCGCGAAATTTCACGCACCACCACGACGACCAAGTACGACCCCGCCCCCATCGTGAAGTGCGTGAACTAA
- the dcd gene encoding dCTP deaminase, with the protein MLLSDRDIRATIDAGDLVIEPFDAALIQPSSIDVRMDRFFRVFNNSRYTHIDPKLQQDELTTLVEVAEDEPFVLHPGEFVLGATLEKFTLPANLAGRLEGKSSLGRLGLLTHSTAGFIDPGFSGHITLELSNVANLPITLWPGMKVGQLALFRMSSPAETPYGAGSLGSKYQGQRGPTPSKAYLNFR; encoded by the coding sequence GTGCTTCTTTCTGATCGTGATATTCGTGCCACTATTGACGCCGGCGACCTGGTTATTGAACCTTTTGACGCCGCGCTCATCCAACCGTCCAGCATTGACGTGCGGATGGATCGCTTCTTCCGGGTGTTCAATAACTCCCGCTACACCCACATTGATCCGAAGCTGCAGCAGGATGAGCTGACCACCCTGGTCGAGGTCGCAGAGGATGAGCCTTTCGTGCTGCACCCGGGCGAGTTCGTCCTGGGGGCGACGCTAGAAAAGTTCACCCTGCCGGCTAACCTCGCGGGTCGCCTGGAAGGCAAGTCCTCTTTGGGGCGGTTGGGTTTGCTGACGCACTCCACCGCAGGCTTTATCGACCCCGGTTTTTCCGGCCACATCACCTTGGAGTTGTCGAATGTGGCGAACCTGCCGATCACGCTGTGGCCGGGGATGAAGGTCGGCCAGCTGGCGTTGTTCAGAATGTCCAGCCCCGCAGAAACGCCGTACGGTGCAGGTAGCTTGGGCTCTAAGTACCAGGGGCAGCGCGGCCCGACTCCGTCAAAGGCGTATTTGAATTTCCGATGA
- a CDS encoding glycoside hydrolase family 3 N-terminal domain-containing protein, whose amino-acid sequence MRNTTQHNALRAAIGIAAAALVATPITLSLSTQDNQPATTPITHTTAAPPAPPAADISTYEAAGVLMVGVNNYDDALNVLNQGAAGIFIGFWTDPALIQQLPQLKEAIGRPFKVSIDAEGGRVVRQPALFGNLPSPRVMAATMTPQQVQNTAYDLGTRLHNAGINVDFAPVLDLDAGDPNGAIGDRSFSDNPTIAATYGAAFVQGLADAGVQPVLKHFPGHGHASGDSHTGDVTTPPLDALLREDLTPYATILQHCQPAIMFGHLDVPGLGDQPATINPAAYELLRRGNYGGPPFTGTIYTDDLSGMRAISERLPLPEAAAQAIIAGADVALWIDSSQLPAAAQALTDAVDRGEITAQQLRDKATRAQADVGLNSCSSLR is encoded by the coding sequence ATGCGCAACACTACACAGCACAACGCGCTACGTGCAGCTATCGGCATCGCGGCAGCCGCCCTCGTCGCCACACCCATCACACTGAGCCTATCGACCCAGGACAACCAGCCCGCGACCACACCCATCACACACACCACGGCCGCACCGCCGGCACCGCCCGCGGCAGACATAAGCACCTACGAAGCCGCAGGCGTGCTGATGGTCGGCGTCAACAACTACGACGACGCACTGAACGTGCTCAACCAAGGCGCCGCAGGCATCTTCATCGGTTTTTGGACAGACCCAGCGCTCATTCAACAACTCCCGCAACTCAAAGAAGCCATCGGCCGGCCCTTCAAAGTCAGCATCGACGCCGAAGGGGGACGAGTCGTGCGCCAACCAGCACTGTTCGGCAACCTCCCCTCGCCACGGGTGATGGCAGCCACCATGACCCCGCAACAAGTCCAAAACACCGCCTACGACCTAGGCACACGTCTGCACAACGCCGGCATCAACGTCGACTTCGCCCCCGTCTTAGACCTCGACGCAGGAGACCCCAACGGAGCCATCGGCGACCGCAGCTTCTCCGACAACCCCACCATCGCTGCCACCTACGGTGCAGCCTTCGTCCAAGGCCTCGCCGACGCCGGAGTCCAGCCCGTACTCAAACACTTCCCAGGACACGGACACGCAAGCGGCGACAGTCACACCGGCGACGTCACCACCCCACCCCTAGACGCCCTGCTGCGCGAAGACCTCACCCCCTACGCCACCATCCTCCAACACTGCCAGCCTGCCATCATGTTCGGCCACCTCGATGTCCCAGGGCTAGGTGACCAACCGGCAACAATCAACCCCGCCGCCTACGAACTCCTACGCCGCGGAAACTACGGTGGACCACCGTTTACCGGCACCATCTACACCGATGACCTATCCGGCATGCGCGCGATCTCCGAACGCCTCCCCCTGCCAGAAGCTGCAGCACAAGCCATCATTGCGGGTGCTGACGTCGCGTTATGGATTGACTCGAGTCAACTTCCGGCCGCAGCGCAAGCACTCACCGATGCTGTCGACCGCGGCGAAATCACCGCGCAACAACTTCGCGACAAAGCCACCCGAGCACAAGCAGACGTTGGACTTAATTCCTGCAGCTCACTAAGGTAA
- a CDS encoding ABC transporter ATP-binding protein — MIVFEHVSKKYPGAAAPAVEDFSFQIPRGQTTVFVGSSGSGKTTLVRMINRMVTPTSGRVLIDGADSAEEDPVRLRRRIGYVMQDSGLMPHRTVLDNICTVPRLNKVPKAQCRERAFELMDDLGLDRALAKRYPRELSGGQAQRVGIARALADDPAIMIMDEPFSAIDPLVRRDLQNQVLDLKRRLNKTIVMVTHDIEEAFLLGDQIVLLGQRGRIEQAGTAEELITQPANDFVADFVGVQDRVVSVQRRDGRDVIVDRHGRVTAFVQGDA, encoded by the coding sequence ATGATTGTTTTCGAGCACGTATCTAAGAAGTATCCGGGGGCTGCGGCTCCCGCCGTCGAGGATTTCTCTTTCCAGATTCCCCGCGGCCAGACAACGGTGTTTGTCGGCAGCTCTGGGTCGGGTAAAACCACCTTGGTGCGGATGATCAACCGGATGGTGACGCCCACGTCTGGCCGGGTGCTTATTGACGGCGCGGATAGTGCGGAGGAAGATCCGGTGCGGCTGCGCAGGCGGATCGGCTACGTGATGCAGGATTCTGGCCTGATGCCGCACCGAACCGTGCTCGACAATATTTGTACAGTGCCCCGGTTGAACAAAGTGCCCAAAGCTCAGTGCCGGGAGCGCGCCTTCGAACTGATGGATGATCTCGGTCTAGATAGGGCGCTGGCGAAGCGCTACCCGAGGGAACTGTCAGGCGGGCAAGCTCAACGCGTCGGGATCGCACGCGCTCTGGCCGACGACCCAGCAATCATGATCATGGACGAACCCTTCAGTGCCATTGATCCCCTGGTGCGCCGAGACCTGCAAAACCAGGTGTTGGACCTCAAGCGCCGCCTGAACAAGACCATCGTGATGGTGACACACGATATTGAAGAAGCCTTTTTACTAGGGGACCAGATTGTCCTACTCGGCCAGAGGGGGCGCATCGAGCAAGCCGGAACCGCAGAAGAACTGATCACACAACCAGCTAATGACTTTGTAGCGGACTTCGTCGGCGTTCAGGACCGTGTCGTGTCTGTGCAGCGCAGGGACGGTCGCGACGTCATTGTTGATAGACACGGGCGCGTGACAGCTTTCGTCCAGGGGGACGCTTGA
- a CDS encoding universal stress protein, whose translation MLVAFDGSDEARHAVEYAARLLTPRHVFILTAWEPLHRQAAKAAGATGLHQVSWNAVDEMEDPARAEALSVCREGVELAESLGLTAEAHLVESTTAIWSAIVDAADQLRPDVIVSGTRAVTGLKSLWQSSTADNVINNAGLPVFIVPPLD comes from the coding sequence ATGCTTGTCGCTTTTGATGGGTCGGATGAGGCCCGGCATGCCGTTGAGTATGCTGCGCGTTTGTTGACGCCGCGTCATGTGTTCATTCTGACTGCGTGGGAGCCGTTGCATCGTCAGGCAGCGAAGGCTGCTGGTGCGACGGGTTTGCATCAGGTGTCGTGGAATGCGGTTGATGAGATGGAGGATCCTGCACGGGCGGAGGCTTTGTCTGTGTGCCGCGAGGGGGTGGAGTTGGCTGAGTCTTTGGGTCTTACTGCGGAGGCGCATTTGGTTGAGTCGACGACGGCGATTTGGTCTGCGATTGTTGACGCCGCGGATCAGTTGCGGCCTGATGTGATTGTGTCGGGTACGCGTGCGGTGACGGGGTTGAAGTCCTTGTGGCAGTCGAGCACTGCGGACAACGTTATTAATAATGCGGGTTTGCCTGTGTTTATTGTGCCGCCGCTGGACTGA
- a CDS encoding DUF2613 family protein has product MRVILASAVVGAAAAVALVFGVASVASDNSLPDDRPIANEDALLGSAEYGSRQ; this is encoded by the coding sequence GTGAGAGTAATTTTGGCGAGCGCAGTGGTTGGTGCTGCTGCGGCGGTGGCGTTGGTGTTCGGTGTCGCTTCGGTGGCGTCGGATAATTCTTTGCCTGATGATCGCCCGATTGCTAACGAGGATGCGCTTCTTGGGAGTGCCGAGTACGGCAGCCGTCAATAG